Within Sphingobium aromaticiconvertens, the genomic segment ACTGGATCTTTCCCGCCATTGTCGCTCCGCAATGGTGGTCGATATGGACAGAAATCGCTGGCGGTGACCGCTGCGATTCAATTTTCTCCAAAACGGATGTTATTCCCCGACCATTCAAACAGCCGTCCGGCGCGCGAAATCGATGTAAAGCTGCCGCACACGCATCGCGACCGGTCCCGGCGCGCCCGCACCGATCGGCTGACCGTCGATCCGCACCACCGACTGACACAGGGTCGACGCGCTGGTGATGAACGCCTCCTGCGCCGCCAGCGCTTCCGATACGGTGAAGGGGCGGCGAACCAGCGTCATCCCGCTCTCCTCTGCCAAGGCGCCCAGCGCCGCCCCGGTACAACCCGCCAGCACGGCTTGTGAATAGGGTCGCGTCACAATGCCCTGGTCCGTGACGATGAAGGCCGTGGACGACGCGCCCTCCGTGACGAAGCCATCCTCGACCATCCATGCCTCCTGCGCGCCAGCCTCTTTCGCGACGCGCTTCGCCATCGCCTGCGCCAGCAGGCCCACGCTTTTGATGTCCCGTCGCGCCCAGCGCAGATCGGGCATGGTAGCGACGGCGATCCCCTCACGCACCGCTGGCGTATCCAGAAAGGCCCTGGGCTGGACGAACATCACCAATGTCGGCGCCAGGTCGGCAGGCGCCAGGAAATCGCGCGTCTCGGCGGCCCCACGCGTCAACTGGAGATATACCAACCCTTCCACCATCGCATTGCGATGCACCAATTCCTTCTGCGCCGCCTCGACCTCCGCCAGCGACAGGGGCAATGGGATGTCGAGGGCACTCGCCGATCGCTCCAGCCGGGCGAGGTGCGACGCGCTGTCGATCAACCGCCCCTCAATCACGGCGGCGACTTCATAGATGCCGTCCGCGAACAGAAAACCCCGATCGAGCACCGAAACGCGGGCCTCCGCCAGCGGCAGATAGCTGCCGTTGAGATAAGCAATCGACATATGGTCTGAACGTCCCCCAATGATGCGCGTGACTATAGTGGCCCGCCTTAGGCAGCCTTGCCCTTCAGCGCCTTTTGCCGCCGCCGCTGGACCGAAGAGCCGATCCCCAGCGCCTCGCGATATTTGGCGACGGTGCGCCGCGCAATATCGAAACCGCGCCCGCGCAACATATCGACCAGCGTGTCGTCGGACAGGATCGCCTGCGCGTCCTCCGCCCCGATCAGCGCCTTGATGTGACTCTTGACCGCCTCGGCCGACACAGCCTCACCCCCGTCCGACGACTGAATGCCGCTGGTGAAGAAATATTTGAGTTCATACAGACCGCGGGGGCAGGACAGATATTTATTCGACGTCACGCGGCTGACCGTCGATTCATGCATCTCGATTGCGTCGGCGACTGCGCGCAACGTAAGCGGCCTGAGGTACGCGACGCCCTTGCGGAAAAAATCCTCCTGTTGCCGCACAATCTCGGTCGCGACCTTGATGATGGTGCGCTGTCGCTGATCCAGCGCCTTGACCAGCCAGTTGGCGTTGGTCAGGCAGTCCGCCAACCAGGCTTTCGACGCCTTGTCCTGCGCGCCGCCCGCCAGTTCGACATAATAGTTCCGGTTCACCAGCACCCGTGGCAGCGTCGCACTGTTGAGTTCGATCGACCAGCCCGCACCGGCCGGTGCAACGAACAGGTCCGGGACTACCGATGCCGTGCGCTCACTCGAAAAGCGCAGACCGGGCTTGGGATCATAGGCCCGCAGTTCGCGGATCATCTCAGCCAGATCCTCTTCATCCACGCCGCAGATACGGCGTAGCTGGGGCAGTGCGCCCTTGGCCAATATGTCGAGATTCTTGAGCAACGCCTGCATACAGGGATCGTATCGGTCAGCCTCTTTCGCCTGAAGCGCCAGGCATTCGGCCAGTGTCCGCGCACCCACACCGACCGGATCGAAGCCATGGATGACGTCCAGCACCCGCTCCACCTGCGCCAGCGCTATGGACAGTTGATAGGCGGTCTGGAGCAGGTCTGCCTCCAGATAGCCCGCCGCGTCGATCTGGCCGATCAACTGCGTGGCGATCAACAGGTCTGTCCCGGAGAGCGCGGCGCGGGCCTGATCCATCAGATGTTCGTAAAGACCGGGTTCCGGATTGGCGAAACTGTCGAAGTCCGGCGCCTCGCCCGATCCTCCGCCGATCTCGCCCAGTCCGCCGCCACTGCCGCCGGCCATGCGATCAGCCGGACCATCGTCGATGAACGTTTCCGCACCATGATCGACGTCCAGCGGCGAATCGGCCGCGCCCAACCCCTGCGCGATCAGGCTGTCCGCTTCCCCCACATCGCCCGACAGCGTCGGCGTCTCAACCACGCGATCAATGCCATCACCTTCACCGGACCCGTCACTTCCCGGAGGCGGTGTGTCGAGCAGGGGGTTTTTCTCCAGTTCCCCGGCGATGAATGTCTCAATCTCCAGATTGGACAGCGCCAGCAGCTTGATCGCCTGCTGCAATTGCGGCGTCATCACCAGCGACTGACTTTGCCGCAGGTCCAGGCGCGGTCCCATCGCCATCAGCCTGTCCTTCCGTCAACGGCGAGAGAAAGGGGCGACCGCATCATGTCACAGCTGAAAATTCTCGCCCAGATACAGCCGCCGGACGTCGGCATTGGCGACGAGTTCCGTCGGGCTGCCCGCGAACAGCACCTGACCACTATAAATGATGCAGGCGCGATCGACGATTTCCAGCGTCTCGCGGACATTATGGTCGGTAATGAGAACGCCGATGCCCCGTGTCTTCAACTGCTTCACCAGATCGCGAATGTCGGCAATGGATAACGGGTCGATGCCCGCGAAAGGTTCGTCCAGCAATACGATCGACGGGTTGGCCGCCAACGCACGGGCAATCTCGCACCGCCGCCGCTCGCCACCCGACAAGGCCATGGCCGATGAATCGCGCAGCTTCACGAGGCCAAATTCGCCCAGTAATTCCTCCAGCCGCGCTTCCCGCGCCGCCTTGTTCGGTTCCGCCAGTTCCAGCACGGCACTGATATTTTGCGCCACCGTCATACCACGAAAGATCGACGTTTCCTGCGGCAGATAGCCCAGACCCAGAATTGCGCGGCGATACATGGGCAGGCCCGTAATATCCTTCCCGTCCAGGATGATGCGGCCCTGATCCGGGCGCACCAGACCCATGACCGAGTAAAAGCAGGTCGTCTTGCCCGCACCATTGGGGCCAAGCAGGCCGACAACCTCGCCCTTCCCCACGGTCAGCGAAACATCGACCAGCACCGCGCGCTTGTCATAGCTTTTAGCGATCGACACGACCGACAGGCCGTCGCTCAATTCCTGCGGCACCTGTGGCATGGCGCCGGGCGCGGGGCGGTCCTGGACCAGACTGTCGTTCATGGTCTATCCTTCAAATCTGCCTTGCGGTGACGGCAAGGGGGCTAACCATCCGTAAATAGGCACGGGAAGCCCGACTTGGCAGGCTTTGTGCATGGGCGAACGCGCGGAGCCAAGCGAAAATCGCCCGGCCCATCGCAAAAATGCGGTAAATGCACTTGTTTGAAAGCGTCAGTTCTTGCGCTGCGGGACGCTGAACGTCCCCGATACACGGCCACCACCACCCGACACCCCCGGCGTACCCGCAGCCGAGGCGCGGCCATCGACCGTGGTCCGTCCGCTGTTAAGGTCCATCACCAGCCGCCCGCCAGTCAGACGATTGCTGCCCTGATTCAGCGCCACATTGCCCAACATGGTGATGATGCGGCTGTTGAGATCGTAAATGGCAACATTGCCGCGCGCCGTCTCCGTACCCTTGGTCACCACGACATTGCCCGATGCGTCGATCCGGTCGATCTCCACGCCACTGGTGCCGGTTCCACCGCCCGGTTGCTGACGATAGGCCACGGTCATGCGCGCCGCATTCAGCGTCATACCCGCCTGAGTCACTTCGACATTGCCCGATACCACGACCCGGTCGGCGCGGTCCTGCACCTCGATCCGGTCGGCGGTGAAGTTGACCGGCGCGTTGCTGTCGTGATTCTTCATCACCTGCGCCAGGACTGGCACATGCGCGCCCAGTGTCAACAGGGCAGCACCGAGCGTCAGGCCAACAGGAACAAGGGCAAGTTTGCAGCGCGTCATTTCGTCCCTTTGAGACCATTTTGTTCGATACGCAAGCTGGCGCGACCGTTCAGCGTCACCGTCCGCGCGCCCATGTCCGCCTCCAGATGATCGGCGCTGAAGGTGCCGATCGGGATGCGGCCATCGACATGCCCCTCGCTGCGCATCTGGCGCGTCTTCAGATCAATGCCGACATCGCGCGTGGTCAGCCGGTATCCGCCCGCCGCCTGGAACTGCACAGGCCCCTCGATCGCGACCTTCTCGCTTTCCATATTATACCGGCCGCGCCGCGCGTCGAGTACAGCCGGGCCATCGGACAGCAATATGCGCGCCGACATGTCGTTGAGGTCGACCACCGGTTCGCGCGAGCTTTTCTGCACGGCGGACCCGGCGCGCAGCGAAAAGGGCTGACCCTTGCTGTCTTCGCCACGATAGAGCGCCTCGCTCACGCGCATCCGCTCCGTGGCGACATCGACCTTGTTCTTGTCGAGAACGAAGCTGACCTTGTCACCACCCAGGAAAGGCGCCGTCGCCAGCAACGCGGCAAGCACGCCCACCGCCATCGGCAGCCAGCCTTTGAGCGCACCAACCACCCTGTCGTGGCCGCCACCTGGCCGCGCCCAATGGCGGCGGACATCGCGTTGCTGTTCGGCCTGGATCGACATGGGTCAGCCGTTCCTTACATATGCGCGAAAATGTCGGTTTCCGGCCAGCCCGCCAGATCCAGCATGGCGCGGTGCGGCAGAAAATCGAAACAGGCCTGCGCCAGTTCCATTCGCCCTTCGCGAATCAAGCGCTTGTCCAGTTCTTCCTTCAGCAAGTGCAGGTAGCGCACGTCCGATGCGGCATAATCCTTCTGCGCGTCCGATAATATGGGCGAACCCCAATCGGAACTCTGCTGCTGCTTGCTGATATCCTGCCCCAGCAATTCCCGCACCAGTTCCTTCAGGCCATGGCGATCGGTGTAGGTGCGGATCAGCCGCGACGCGATCTTGGTGCAGTAAACGGGTGCAGCCACCACGCCCATATAATGTTGAAGCGCGGCGATATCAAAACGTCCGAAATGATAGAGTTTCAGCCGTTCCGGGTCCGCCAGTACCGCGCGCAGATTGGGCGCGGCATAGTCGCTGCCGGGATTGAAGCGAATCAGATGCTCGTCACCCTTGCCGTCGCTGATCTGCACCACACACAGTCGATCGCGTGGGGTGATGAGGCCCATCGTTTCGGTATCGACAGCGACGGGGCCGGGGGCCAGGACGCCTGCGGGCAGGTCTTCTTCATGGAAATATACGGTCATGGCTTCCCTCTATGGCCAAAGCGCCCACACCGCAATCAGGCGTTTTCCGGCGCGCGCACCGGCATTCCCGCGAGCACGCCCCTGGGCGCTCCCCTGTGCGGGCGTACTCGCGTTCATGCCTGCGTGGCGCACGATCCATCGTCCGCTCGCTAAAATCTGTCGCATGGGCCGGAAAACTTGTTATAGTGATTCCCAAACTGCACCTTTGCGGTGGATTCTTCATGTCATTCGCCCGACATGTTTGTCCGGTTTTCCATCTTGGGGCGAAGCGAAAGTGACTAACAGGGCATGAGTTTTGACAAAGGTCGCCGCGGCGGGCGCGGCAGGGACAAGCGTGACGGTTTCGGCGACGAGGGTTTCTACGAGCCGAGCGGTGGTGGCAGCCGCTTTGGCGGTGGCGGTTTCGGCGGTGATCGCGGCGGCTTCGGCGGCGGCCCTGGCGGCGGCGGTGGCTTCGGCGGCGACCGTGGTGGTTTCGGCGGCGGTGATCGCGGCGGCTTCGGTGGCGGCGCTGGCGGCGGCGGCGGTGGTTTCCGTGGCGCTGGCGGTGGCGGCGGTGGTTTTGGCGGCGGTGGTCGCGGCATGCCTGCACAGGTCGTCGGCGAAGGTACTGGCGTAGTCAAATTCTTCAACGGCCAGAAGGGCTTCGGCTTCGTCGTCCGTGACGATGGCGGCGAAGATGTGTTCGTTCACATCAGCGCAGTCGAGCAGGCCGGCCTCACCGGCCTTGCCGAGGGTCAACCGCTGGGCTTCACCCTGGTCGATCGTGGTGGCAAGATTTCGGCTACCGACCTCAAGATCGAGGGCGAACCTCTGCCCGTGACCGATCGCGCTCCGCCGCGCGAACCCCGCGCACCGGGTGGCTTCGGCGCCGCACCGGGCGGCGATCGCGGCCCACAGCGTCAGTTGACGGGTGAGCGCTCCAGCGGCACGGTCAAGTTCTTCAACGCGATGAAGGGCTTCGGCTTCATTCAGCGCGATGACGGCCAGCCCGACGCCTTCGTGCACATCAGCGCCGTCGAACGCGCTGGCATGACCGCTCTCAACGAAGGCGACCGTCTGGACTTCGAGCTTGAGGTTGATCGTCGCGGCAAGTACGCCGCCGTCAATCTTCAGTCGAAGGCGGACTAAACTATAGCATCATACCCTGCGGGCATCGAATGGTGGCCGTAGGGCGCCAAACAAAAAGGGCCGCTCCTGGGGAGCGGCCCTTTTTGTTTATGCCTAATCGTCGGATGCCCAGGGCGATTTCCAATCGGATCGATTCTTGCTCTTGCCCGGAAACATGCCCCTGCCTCAGCGAAGCACTTCGGTCGCGACATCGCGGATGTCACACGCTTTACCCCTGATCTGGAAACCGATTGGAGACATGGAAATGGAATCATCGCTGCGCGCGCTACCCAGAAACTCCGCCAACCCATAGCTGGCGATATTCCTTGTTATAACGGCGCACTATTTCTGCACGCGATGCCCGATCTTCCTTCAAGCGAACCTCAAAATCTCGGATTTTTCCTGATGAAAAGGCAGCCATCACCACGGCCGCCATTGCCGCACGAGTATGGGATACCAACATTATCAAGATCATCATGAAATGCTCCGTTATTTCGCCTGCATCGCCTGCACGGCAGCCAGCGTACTCTTCACATGCCCGGCATAGCTCATTTCGCTATGGACAAAGACGACGCGACCGGTCGGGGCGATGACGTAGGAGGTGCGATTGGTCATCCCCTCGCGCATCGGTAGCGCGACGTCGAAACCCTTGACGATATCCGGCCCGGCCGACGCGACGGGAAATTTGCCCGCACATTCTTTGGTGGAGAAGGGAACAAGGTCCGCCACCGGATCACCCGACATGCCGATGACGGTCGCGCCAGCCTTCTGGAAATCGGCGATATGCTCGGCAAATTCGCGCGCCTCGGCCGAACATCCCGGCGTGAAGGCCTTGGGGAAGAAATAGAGCACGACCGGCCCCTTTTTCAACTGATGCGAAAGCGTCAGCGTGAAGGTCTTGCCCGCCAGCGCCCCGCGCGTGGTGAAATCGGGCGCCTTGGCGCCCACGGCCAGCGCGGCCGATGCGCCGGTGGAGGCCAGCATGGCGGCGCAAGCGGCGCTCAGCGCAAGGGCGGTCTTGATGGGCGTCATGTCACTATCCTTCTTCGGGTTAGCCTTCTTCGGGTTCGGCTATAGGGTTTTGGGCGCGGGGGGTTCCCACAACTCGATTGCATTGCCTTCGGGATCATGGATACGGGCAAAGCGACCAACATCGGGATCGTCCCATTCCGCCTTGGTGATGATCGCAATATCAGCCGCACGCAAGCCATCGAGAAGCGCATCGAGACCAGAGACGCGAAAATTGATCATGAAGGCCTTGTCGGTGGCGAAATAGTCCGTCTCCGCCTTGAACGGCGCAAAGACCATCGGCCCGCCCTGCGTCGCCCAAGACCATTCGTCCGGGGTCACGGCGGGGTCAGAGACGCAACCAGCACCAACGCCCAGATGCTGACGATACCAGTTGTTGAGCGCATCCGGGTCGCGCGCCCGGAAAAACAAGCCTCCCATTCCCAACACCGGCATGGCATCCTCCCGTAACCAGTTCTTCTGGAAGCTATCACGCAGCCCGGCCATGGTCACGCATCAAGGTCATAATAGGAACCGCACCCCTTGCTCATGCTTTCCCCCTTCATGCGCGCGCTGCATCCCTCGCTGATCCTTTCACTTGCCCTGACGATGGGCTTGTCCGCCTGCGGACGGGACAGCGATCCCGCGGGCAACCGCATGGATCAGACCCAACTTTCGACCGAAATTGCCGAAACACCGGGTAATCAGGTGACGGCGATCGATCCAGGCGCGAATGAAAGCGTCGCGGCCGACCGCGCCGACACGGTGCCTGTCACATTCCAGGGCCGCTGGACCGGGGCGAAGGACAATTGCACCGATGCTGGGGCAGAATTGGAATTGCAGATAACGCCCAAAGAATTGATCTTCCACGAGAGCGTTGGCACCATCACCCGGATTACGCGCCAGGAAGGGGGCAAGGTCGCGATCGATGCCGCCTTCACTGGCGAAGGCCAGAGTTGGACCCGACGACTGGAGGTGCGCGCTTCCGCCGACGGACAAACGTTGACGATT encodes:
- a CDS encoding peroxiredoxin yields the protein MTPIKTALALSAACAAMLASTGASAALAVGAKAPDFTTRGALAGKTFTLTLSHQLKKGPVVLYFFPKAFTPGCSAEAREFAEHIADFQKAGATVIGMSGDPVADLVPFSTKECAGKFPVASAGPDIVKGFDVALPMREGMTNRTSYVIAPTGRVVFVHSEMSYAGHVKSTLAAVQAMQAK
- the lptB gene encoding LPS export ABC transporter ATP-binding protein; the protein is MNDSLVQDRPAPGAMPQVPQELSDGLSVVSIAKSYDKRAVLVDVSLTVGKGEVVGLLGPNGAGKTTCFYSVMGLVRPDQGRIILDGKDITGLPMYRRAILGLGYLPQETSIFRGMTVAQNISAVLELAEPNKAAREARLEELLGEFGLVKLRDSSAMALSGGERRRCEIARALAANPSIVLLDEPFAGIDPLSIADIRDLVKQLKTRGIGVLITDHNVRETLEIVDRACIIYSGQVLFAGSPTELVANADVRRLYLGENFQL
- a CDS encoding VOC family protein → MPVLGMGGLFFRARDPDALNNWYRQHLGVGAGCVSDPAVTPDEWSWATQGGPMVFAPFKAETDYFATDKAFMINFRVSGLDALLDGLRAADIAIITKAEWDDPDVGRFARIHDPEGNAIELWEPPAPKTL
- a CDS encoding ribonuclease D; this encodes MTVYFHEEDLPAGVLAPGPVAVDTETMGLITPRDRLCVVQISDGKGDEHLIRFNPGSDYAAPNLRAVLADPERLKLYHFGRFDIAALQHYMGVVAAPVYCTKIASRLIRTYTDRHGLKELVRELLGQDISKQQQSSDWGSPILSDAQKDYAASDVRYLHLLKEELDKRLIREGRMELAQACFDFLPHRAMLDLAGWPETDIFAHM
- a CDS encoding D-amino-acid transaminase: MSIAYLNGSYLPLAEARVSVLDRGFLFADGIYEVAAVIEGRLIDSASHLARLERSASALDIPLPLSLAEVEAAQKELVHRNAMVEGLVYLQLTRGAAETRDFLAPADLAPTLVMFVQPRAFLDTPAVREGIAVATMPDLRWARRDIKSVGLLAQAMAKRVAKEAGAQEAWMVEDGFVTEGASSTAFIVTDQGIVTRPYSQAVLAGCTGAALGALAEESGMTLVRRPFTVSEALAAQEAFITSASTLCQSVVRIDGQPIGAGAPGPVAMRVRQLYIDFARRTAV
- a CDS encoding LPS export ABC transporter periplasmic protein LptC, with the protein product MSIQAEQQRDVRRHWARPGGGHDRVVGALKGWLPMAVGVLAALLATAPFLGGDKVSFVLDKNKVDVATERMRVSEALYRGEDSKGQPFSLRAGSAVQKSSREPVVDLNDMSARILLSDGPAVLDARRGRYNMESEKVAIEGPVQFQAAGGYRLTTRDVGIDLKTRQMRSEGHVDGRIPIGTFSADHLEADMGARTVTLNGRASLRIEQNGLKGTK
- a CDS encoding cold-shock protein is translated as MSFDKGRRGGRGRDKRDGFGDEGFYEPSGGGSRFGGGGFGGDRGGFGGGPGGGGGFGGDRGGFGGGDRGGFGGGAGGGGGGFRGAGGGGGGFGGGGRGMPAQVVGEGTGVVKFFNGQKGFGFVVRDDGGEDVFVHISAVEQAGLTGLAEGQPLGFTLVDRGGKISATDLKIEGEPLPVTDRAPPREPRAPGGFGAAPGGDRGPQRQLTGERSSGTVKFFNAMKGFGFIQRDDGQPDAFVHISAVERAGMTALNEGDRLDFELEVDRRGKYAAVNLQSKAD
- a CDS encoding LptA/OstA family protein, which translates into the protein MTRCKLALVPVGLTLGAALLTLGAHVPVLAQVMKNHDSNAPVNFTADRIEVQDRADRVVVSGNVEVTQAGMTLNAARMTVAYRQQPGGGTGTSGVEIDRIDASGNVVVTKGTETARGNVAIYDLNSRIITMLGNVALNQGSNRLTGGRLVMDLNSGRTTVDGRASAAGTPGVSGGGGRVSGTFSVPQRKN
- the rpoN gene encoding RNA polymerase factor sigma-54, which gives rise to MAMGPRLDLRQSQSLVMTPQLQQAIKLLALSNLEIETFIAGELEKNPLLDTPPPGSDGSGEGDGIDRVVETPTLSGDVGEADSLIAQGLGAADSPLDVDHGAETFIDDGPADRMAGGSGGGLGEIGGGSGEAPDFDSFANPEPGLYEHLMDQARAALSGTDLLIATQLIGQIDAAGYLEADLLQTAYQLSIALAQVERVLDVIHGFDPVGVGARTLAECLALQAKEADRYDPCMQALLKNLDILAKGALPQLRRICGVDEEDLAEMIRELRAYDPKPGLRFSSERTASVVPDLFVAPAGAGWSIELNSATLPRVLVNRNYYVELAGGAQDKASKAWLADCLTNANWLVKALDQRQRTIIKVATEIVRQQEDFFRKGVAYLRPLTLRAVADAIEMHESTVSRVTSNKYLSCPRGLYELKYFFTSGIQSSDGGEAVSAEAVKSHIKALIGAEDAQAILSDDTLVDMLRGRGFDIARRTVAKYREALGIGSSVQRRRQKALKGKAA